In Methylotenera versatilis 79, the DNA window GGTATCATCAGTTTCGGCTCTGCCAATGTCAAGGGTTTGTATATGCCAGATGGCATCGCAGCTTATGAAGCTGCTGGCGTTACTTACTTAGTGACTCCAAATGAAGGCGATTTCCGTGAAGATGATGCAGATCGCTCTGCTGCCAGCACGCTGGGCGCAACAGGCGATTTAGCGCCGTTACGCGTATTGAATACCGATTCATCGCCAGGCAATTTATTCGCAGCTGGCACGCGTGATTTTACAATTCGCAATGTTGACGGCAGTATTGTTTACAGCAGCGGCGATATTTTAGATAAAAAAGCAGCCGAATTGGGCATTTACGACGATAGCAGAAGTCGTGATAAAGGTGTGGAACCTGAAGGTGTAGAGCTAATGACAATAGGCGGAAAGACTTTTGCATTTATTGGTTTAGAGCGCACAACCAAAAGCGCCGTTGCAATTTTTGATATTACTGATCCAGCCAACTCTACTTTTTTAAGTATGTTAGTAACCGATGGCGATTTGGCACCAGAAGGTTTGGAAGGCTTTATGATGGGCGGCAATTATTATCTAGCCATTGCAAATGAGACCTCTAAAACAACTACTTTGTATAATTTGGCGCCTGTACCAGAACCTGAAACTTATGCTTTATTAATAGCAGGTCTTGGTTTAATGGGCTTCAAAGTGAGGCGTCGTAAATAGTTAAGTATTATGTAAACTTAATTAATACAATACTTAACAATAAAAAAGCGCGCATTTGCGCGCTTTTTTATTGTTAAGGCAGATTAAAAATTATGTGTGATTTGCATACTTAGAATATCTACACTTGCATCGTAATCGCCGCGAATGCGACCATTTGCTGTAGTAATTTGATTATCATCAATTTTTGAATCGCTAATAAATAAATGCGCGTAACCAACATCTAATTTAGTCGTAGGCGTTGTTTGCCATCCGACACCAAAAGATAACCATTTTCTGTCGCTGTCAGGAATACGTGCTGTTCTAAATTGATTATCAACTGGGCCTTCATCGTAGGCAAAACCTACACGAAACTTTAAATTATCGTTGTAATGGTAATTAGTGGCGATTGAGTATCGCATGGTGTTATTCCAATTTTCAGGAGTCACCGCATCAGGGAGTGAGTTACTAAAATCCACACGTAACTCTTTAAATTGACTCCAGCGTGTCCAAGTCGCGTCTGCCAATAAATCCCAGGTACCATTTAGTTTTGTAAATACACTGAAAGATAATGTTTCAGGTAACGTAACGTCTGCCTCTACATTGGTACTTAAACCAGCAAGTGGTGCAGCAAACTTTGCATCCCCTTTCAAATATTGATCAACTTTAGAGCGGTAAGCAAGTCCAAAACGCGTATCTGTTGTGGCTTGATAAATTGCACCAACATTAAACCCGAATCCCCAGTCATCACCTTTGATTTTGACATTGCTTTCAACTGGCAATAGCGGGTTATTGACTGCTCGCGTTAACTCCGCTTGTGCCCACATAGCAGATACACCAAAGCCTAATGAAAGTTGGTCATTTATCTTGAATGCCAGAGAGGGGTTGATATTAACGGTTTTTAATTCCGACTTAACTGCTTGAAAACGTCCAATCCAGTCCTTGTTATATTCCGTTTTTAAGCCGAAAGGGGCATTAATGCCTAAGCCAAATTTAATGTTTTCAGTTAGCGGTGTCATAAAATAAAAATTAGGCACGTAAGCTAAATCACCCGCGTCGCCACCTTCATTACCCAACGGTCTAGTTGATCCGGCTACTGAGCCTTGATTATTAAATTTCGCGCTCGGTTTAATTAAGTGTAGAGCGCCTACTGCTTGTGTACCTTCAATATAAGTCATGCCAGCCGGATTTGTGAATATGGTGCTGGCATCTTCTGCAATAGCTGCGGCACCAGAATAAGCGTTGCCCAAGCCACTAGCGCTTTGCTCAGCAAGCGCGAATCCAGCCGCTTGCGCCGCGAATGGTGTTGTAAAAATAACAAAACCTAAAAATAATTTTTGCATAACAAATACTTTCACTGTGCGATTAGAATAAATTCAAAAAAGAATATCACATCAATAACTTATCGGATTGTTTTCGTGTGAAGTATTGAAGGTCATTTTTAATTTTGTTGTTATAAACCAACAATTTGCATAATAATCAGTTGCTTTTCAAAAAACATTCACTTGAGAGCATAAATTATTAAGCTTATAGTCCTAATCATCAATACTTCTATTGAAAAATTGTTTAATTTATCGTTATAGATTAAATGGTTATTTGAAAAAAGTCCTTAAACTCATCCGGAGGCATTTATGAATACAGTCGTAGATTTTCAACAATTTAACAGTCCTAATTTAGAACAAGTTAGGACCCATTTTGATGATGAGTTTGGGGTAATGACTTATTACATGAACCCAGCACCAAGGCCGTGTTTTAATAAAATTTGCATGTCCGAATTAAATCAAAGTCAGTCCGATTTAGAAAAAATGCAAGGTCAGGTGATAGCAAATAACACGCTGAATCAAGCAAATTACCTGGTTTTGGCTTCTGATATTCCAGGTATTTTTAATTTAGGTGGCGATTTGTCTGTGTTCAAAGAATTGATTCGCACGCAGGCACGTGAGCATTTATTAGAATACGCCAAATTGTGCATTCACAATGTTTGGACTTTTTATAATATGCAAGCGCCAGTGACGACAATCTCTTTAGTGCAAGGCCAAGCAATGGGAGGTGGATTTGAGGCTGCACTCGCTGCACATATTATGGTCGCAGAGAAAAGTGCAATCATGGGTTTACCTGAAGTGTTGTTTAATTTATTCCCAGGTATGGGCGCACTAAGCTTTTTATCGCGCAAAATTGGCATGCCAGCGGCAGAGAAAATGGTACGTTCTGGCAAAATATACACAGGTGAAGAGCTTTACCAACTAGGCGTGGTAGATGTTTTGGCGGAAGATGGTCAAGGCGAATATGCGTTGAGTAATTGGATTAAAAAGAATCACCGTTCCCTTAATTCATTCCAGGCGATTAATCGTGCTAAACAACGCGTTAATCCACTCACTTATGAAGAGTTATATGACATTACTGAGATTTGGGTAAATGCAGCGCTACGTTTAGATGAGCGTAATTTGAAAATAATGGAGCGTTTAGTGCGCGCACAAAATACCAAAGTAAGTGCAGAGCCAGTGCAAATGAGTGAAAGACAAACGGCATAAATTTTTTTGCCCAAATCTTTTATTCACAGTATTTAATTTTTGCTAATAATTTACCTCAGTGGCTTTGCTCATAGGCCGCCTGAGGTAATCTTCTACCGCCAATGTTAAATGCGTAAAATCAGCATTCAACGTTCCTAGCATTTCTGCACTTTTTGTCACAGTAACAGATCGGCTCAATTTGCTGATTAACTCTGTTGTAGTCGCCAATTTGATTGCGCCCACACTTAAGCTATTGCCTTTAAGCGCATGGCAGAAATCATGCATCTCACCGTAATGCTTTTGTTTGACCGCAGTTTCAATTTTATAAATCAACTTAACCGAATCACTTAGATAATTCCTCAGCAAACGATGCATAAATAAATCGTCGCCAGCGCCAATTTTTTCCAATTCTTTCAGCGTGTTTATATCAAGATCCGTGTTATTCACATCAAGGTCAGATTCAACATTTACTTGAACACTCAGCGCATTCGCCATCCATGTATCTGCAGTATTAGCAGGTAGATTCATGATATTTTCGATGGTATTAAATAAAGTGGCGGCTTCGATCGGTTTGGTTAAGAACGCATCAAATCCTGCTTCTGTTGCAATGTCGCGTGCACCAGATGTTGCATCTGCAGTAAACAAGATAAAACGTGTGTCGGTATCTTCTGGGTTGGTGAATTTATAAAGTTTTAACGCATCGGCGCCATTCATGCCGGCCATATTTAAATCGGTAATCACCAAATCAAATCGGCTGCGTTCAAGTGCATCTAGCATTTCATCGCTGTTTTCTGCGATTTCTACTTGGTGACCTGGCAACGATAATAAGCGCATGATGATTTTTTGATTAGTCGCTTCATCTTCGCACACTAATATATTCAGCTTGCCAGATGCGTTAATACGCTTCGCAGTTTTAGTGCTATTTTGTGTGTTAATGCTGTCTGTCGGCTTAGCAATTTGTTGAATAACTGCAGCTACAGATTTTGCTAACTCTGCGTTTACAGGCAAATGATTTTCAACCGATTTTTCCAATGACAAATCAAACCAGAAACGGCTACCAACACCTTCGGTACTTTGGAATTGTAAATTGCCGCCCATAGCTTCTACCATATGTTTGGCAATGGTTAGACCTAAGCCGCTACCACCAAATTTTCTGGTAGTAGAAGAATCTGCTTGAGTGAAGCTTTCAAATACTTTGCTTTGCTTATCTTGAGGAATACCGACACCAGTATCGGCCACTTCAAAACGCACAACGATATGTGCATCATCATCTTGCAGCGTAATCGCCGAAAGTGTTACGCTACCTTTTTCGGTAAACTTAATGGCGTTGCCCATTAAATTGGCCAACACTTGGCGAATTACAAAAGCATCACCCTTAACCGCTTGTAATGCATCAGAAATACTCATGCCAACCTGAATGCCTTTTGTGGCGGCTTGAGAACGGAATATTTCTACCGTATCGCGTACTGCTTCTTCCGCAGAAAAATCAATGTGCTCAATAGTGAATTTGCGCTCTTCAATTTTAGTAAAATCCAGTACATTGTTGAGTAAGGAAAGTAATAATTTAGATGAGCTGTCTAGCGTTTTAAGTAAATCTCGCTGGTCAGTATTTAACGGTGTGGTTTTAAATAAAGTGCTGATGCCGATGATGCCATTTAACGGCGTACGAATCTCATGGCTCATGTTCGCCACAAATTGTGTTTTCGCAATATTCGCTTCGGCTGCTCGAATACTCTCTTTTTCAGCTTTATCTCTTGCCTCGTTCAGTCTTTCAATCAGTTTGGCGACGTAGATTGGCAATGCAATCAGCATTAAAAAGAAACCGTAAACGATTGGCTTGTGTGCAGCCCAAAACGGATTGACCAGTGTGGCAATAAAAAACCCAATGATGCTGATGGCTTGAGAATGGTATAAATATTTTTTACCAAAGCGAAAGCCATTGCCAAAGGTAACCCATAAATAAACGCCAATTAAAACCACGCCAATATCACCGCTTAGTGATAAGAAAGTTGATGTGCCAATCACATCTAACCAATTACCTAATAAACGTCTTTTGGGTGATTTTTCTTTTGCTCGGCTGACAACAATTAACAGTATCAGCG includes these proteins:
- a CDS encoding OmpP1/FadL family transporter, translating into MQKLFLGFVIFTTPFAAQAAGFALAEQSASGLGNAYSGAAAIAEDASTIFTNPAGMTYIEGTQAVGALHLIKPSAKFNNQGSVAGSTRPLGNEGGDAGDLAYVPNFYFMTPLTENIKFGLGINAPFGLKTEYNKDWIGRFQAVKSELKTVNINPSLAFKINDQLSLGFGVSAMWAQAELTRAVNNPLLPVESNVKIKGDDWGFGFNVGAIYQATTDTRFGLAYRSKVDQYLKGDAKFAAPLAGLSTNVEADVTLPETLSFSVFTKLNGTWDLLADATWTRWSQFKELRVDFSNSLPDAVTPENWNNTMRYSIATNYHYNDNLKFRVGFAYDEGPVDNQFRTARIPDSDRKWLSFGVGWQTTPTTKLDVGYAHLFISDSKIDDNQITTANGRIRGDYDASVDILSMQITHNF
- a CDS encoding crotonase/enoyl-CoA hydratase family protein, which translates into the protein MNTVVDFQQFNSPNLEQVRTHFDDEFGVMTYYMNPAPRPCFNKICMSELNQSQSDLEKMQGQVIANNTLNQANYLVLASDIPGIFNLGGDLSVFKELIRTQAREHLLEYAKLCIHNVWTFYNMQAPVTTISLVQGQAMGGGFEAALAAHIMVAEKSAIMGLPEVLFNLFPGMGALSFLSRKIGMPAAEKMVRSGKIYTGEELYQLGVVDVLAEDGQGEYALSNWIKKNHRSLNSFQAINRAKQRVNPLTYEELYDITEIWVNAALRLDERNLKIMERLVRAQNTKVSAEPVQMSERQTA
- a CDS encoding ATP-binding protein, with the translated sequence MIVTQIKNWYRSSASHCDPLELEQAVTRLAIGTFFTLYLLISLAVGKSISHGELIGFYCLAVFELATLILLIVVSRAKEKSPKRRLLGNWLDVIGTSTFLSLSGDIGVVLIGVYLWVTFGNGFRFGKKYLYHSQAISIIGFFIATLVNPFWAAHKPIVYGFFLMLIALPIYVAKLIERLNEARDKAEKESIRAAEANIAKTQFVANMSHEIRTPLNGIIGISTLFKTTPLNTDQRDLLKTLDSSSKLLLSLLNNVLDFTKIEERKFTIEHIDFSAEEAVRDTVEIFRSQAATKGIQVGMSISDALQAVKGDAFVIRQVLANLMGNAIKFTEKGSVTLSAITLQDDDAHIVVRFEVADTGVGIPQDKQSKVFESFTQADSSTTRKFGGSGLGLTIAKHMVEAMGGNLQFQSTEGVGSRFWFDLSLEKSVENHLPVNAELAKSVAAVIQQIAKPTDSINTQNSTKTAKRINASGKLNILVCEDEATNQKIIMRLLSLPGHQVEIAENSDEMLDALERSRFDLVITDLNMAGMNGADALKLYKFTNPEDTDTRFILFTADATSGARDIATEAGFDAFLTKPIEAATLFNTIENIMNLPANTADTWMANALSVQVNVESDLDVNNTDLDINTLKELEKIGAGDDLFMHRLLRNYLSDSVKLIYKIETAVKQKHYGEMHDFCHALKGNSLSVGAIKLATTTELISKLSRSVTVTKSAEMLGTLNADFTHLTLAVEDYLRRPMSKATEVNY